A DNA window from Drosophila pseudoobscura strain MV-25-SWS-2005 chromosome 2, UCI_Dpse_MV25, whole genome shotgun sequence contains the following coding sequences:
- the LOC6897203 gene encoding uncharacterized protein, which produces MLNTANLLCIARGIYHNEFQWTLSKSYAFFFTGVLLAKKLVGLELMPAVGPA; this is translated from the coding sequence ATGTTGAACACAGCAAATCTCCTGTGTATTGCTCGTGGTATATACCACAACGAGTTCCAGTGGACCCTGAGCAAGAGCTATGCCTTCTTCTTTACGGGTGTGCTTTTGGCCAAGAAGCTGGTGGGCCTAGAACTGATGCCCGCCGTGGGACCAGCCTAG